In Micromonospora sp. LH3U1, one genomic interval encodes:
- a CDS encoding glycoside hydrolase family 65 protein, with protein sequence MIRERAYPVEPWHVRETRLDMDVLAQSESVFALSNGHVGLRGNLDEGEPHGLPGTYLNSFYELRPLPYAEAGYGFPESGQTIVNVTNGKLIRLLVDDEPLDVRYGELLAHERILDLRAGTLHRELHWRSPAGREVKVRSTRLVSFTQRSVAAISYEVEAVDGPLRLIVQSELVANESLPAQSKDPRVAAVLESPLQSEEELTTPDGGQLIHRTKVSGLRVAAAMEHEVHGPDRTTIESEGYQDWVRTTIACVLKPGEKLRVIKYLTYSWSSRRSLPALRDQVGAALAGARLDGWDGLHREQRNYLDAFWDAADVLVEGDPEVQQAVRFGLFHVLQAGARAEQRPISAKGLTGPGYDGHAFWDTEMFVLPVLTYTQPSAVRSALQWRHSTLDSARERAETLNLRGAAFPWRTIEGPESSGYWPAGTAAFHIGADIADAMRRYVMVTGDTDLEREIGLELLVETARLWRSIGHHDRHGQFHIDGVTGPDEYTAVKNDNIYTNLMAQRNLLTAADAVMRHRDEAFHLGVTDEEAASWRDAATSMHVPYDEELDVHQQVEGFTRLQEWDFTHTPVEKYPLLLHYPYFELYRKQVVKQADLVLAMHWRGDAFTPEQKVRNFLYYERRTVRDSSLSACTQAVLAAEVGDPELAHTYLREAALMDLHDLNENTRDGVHMASLAGAWLALVSGFGGLRDHEGELSFAPRLSSRLNRLEFSLQWRGLSLRVDVRPHQTTYSLRHGGPDDVVELRHHDQMLRVTCDEPVTVPVPPADPSGPRPEQPPGRSPLLRLPEHEQ encoded by the coding sequence GTGATCCGGGAGCGGGCCTATCCGGTCGAACCGTGGCACGTCCGGGAAACCCGGCTGGACATGGACGTGCTCGCCCAGTCGGAGTCGGTCTTCGCGCTCTCCAACGGGCACGTCGGGCTGCGGGGCAATCTCGACGAGGGTGAGCCGCACGGCCTGCCCGGCACCTACCTCAACTCGTTCTACGAGTTGCGTCCGCTGCCGTACGCGGAGGCGGGCTACGGGTTCCCCGAGTCCGGGCAGACCATCGTCAACGTCACCAACGGCAAACTGATCCGCCTGCTCGTCGATGACGAACCGCTCGACGTGCGCTACGGGGAGCTGTTGGCCCACGAGCGGATCCTCGACCTGCGGGCCGGCACCCTGCACCGGGAGCTGCACTGGCGCTCGCCCGCCGGTCGCGAGGTCAAGGTCCGCAGCACCCGCCTCGTCTCGTTCACCCAGCGATCGGTGGCCGCCATCAGCTACGAGGTGGAGGCCGTCGACGGCCCGCTGCGGCTGATCGTGCAGTCCGAGTTGGTGGCCAACGAGTCGCTGCCCGCGCAGAGCAAGGACCCCCGGGTCGCGGCGGTGCTGGAATCGCCCTTGCAGTCCGAGGAGGAGCTCACCACCCCGGACGGGGGGCAGCTGATCCACCGCACCAAGGTCTCTGGCCTGCGGGTCGCCGCCGCGATGGAGCACGAGGTGCACGGCCCGGACCGCACCACCATCGAGTCCGAGGGATACCAGGACTGGGTACGCACCACCATCGCCTGCGTGCTCAAGCCCGGCGAGAAGCTGCGGGTGATCAAGTATCTGACGTACAGCTGGTCGAGCCGGCGGTCGCTGCCCGCGTTGCGGGACCAGGTCGGCGCGGCACTGGCCGGTGCCCGGCTGGACGGCTGGGACGGGCTGCACCGGGAACAGCGCAACTACCTCGACGCGTTCTGGGACGCGGCCGACGTGCTGGTCGAGGGTGACCCGGAGGTGCAGCAGGCGGTCCGGTTCGGTCTCTTCCACGTGCTCCAGGCCGGCGCCCGCGCCGAGCAGCGGCCGATCTCGGCGAAGGGGCTGACCGGTCCCGGGTACGACGGGCACGCATTCTGGGACACCGAGATGTTCGTCCTGCCCGTGCTCACGTACACGCAGCCGAGCGCGGTGCGCAGCGCGTTGCAGTGGCGGCACAGCACGCTGGACTCGGCGAGGGAGCGTGCCGAGACGCTCAACCTCAGGGGTGCCGCCTTCCCCTGGCGGACCATCGAGGGGCCGGAATCCTCCGGATACTGGCCGGCTGGCACGGCAGCCTTCCACATCGGCGCCGACATCGCCGACGCCATGCGCCGCTACGTGATGGTCACCGGAGACACCGACCTGGAGCGGGAGATCGGGCTGGAGCTGCTGGTGGAGACCGCCCGGCTGTGGCGCTCGATCGGCCACCACGACCGGCACGGGCAGTTCCACATCGACGGTGTCACCGGCCCGGACGAGTACACGGCCGTGAAGAACGACAACATCTACACCAACCTGATGGCGCAGCGGAACCTGCTGACCGCCGCCGACGCGGTGATGCGCCACCGGGACGAGGCGTTCCACCTCGGCGTCACCGACGAGGAGGCCGCGAGCTGGCGGGACGCCGCAACCTCGATGCACGTCCCGTACGACGAGGAGCTCGACGTCCACCAGCAGGTGGAGGGCTTCACCCGTCTCCAGGAGTGGGACTTCACGCACACACCGGTGGAGAAGTACCCGCTGCTGCTGCACTACCCGTACTTCGAGCTGTACCGCAAGCAGGTGGTCAAGCAGGCTGACCTGGTCCTGGCCATGCACTGGCGAGGGGACGCGTTCACCCCCGAGCAGAAGGTGCGCAACTTCCTCTACTACGAGCGCCGTACCGTACGCGACTCGTCGTTGTCGGCCTGCACCCAGGCGGTGCTCGCCGCCGAGGTGGGCGACCCGGAGCTGGCGCACACCTACCTGCGCGAGGCCGCACTGATGGACCTGCACGACCTCAACGAGAACACCCGGGACGGCGTGCACATGGCCTCATTGGCTGGTGCGTGGCTGGCCCTGGTCAGTGGGTTCGGCGGTCTGCGGGACCATGAAGGCGAGCTGTCCTTCGCGCCCCGGCTCTCCAGCCGGCTCAACCGGCTGGAGTTTTCCCTGCAATGGCGGGGGCTGTCGCTGCGGGTGGATGTCCGGCCGCACCAGACGACATACTCGCTCCGCCACGGTGGCCCGGATGACGTGGTGGAACTGCGCCACCACGACCAGATGCTACGGGTCACCTGCGACG